The stretch of DNA TGTATGGCGATGCCGGCAACGACGTGTTGCTAGGCGGAACCGGCAACGACTACATGCGTGGCGGAGACGGCAACGATTCCATCTGGGGTCAAGACGGGGCCGACAGCATCTACGGTGACAACGGGAACGACCAACTGGTCGGCAATGCAGGCGACGATTACATGCGGGGCGGCAACGGGAACGACCGTATGTGGGGCAGTAACGGTAACGATCGCATCTACGGGGATGCCGGGAATGATTACCTCTACGGAGGGAACGACAACGACTACATCAATGGCGGACTCGGAGCCGATCGCCTATACGGCCAAAACGGCAACGACACGTTGGATGGCGGTTACGACGCGAGCAACTACGACTGGCTGTACGGCGGAGCGGGTGCGGACAATCTGCGTCAAAACCTGAAGCGGATTAATCCCAACGCCTACTACTACATCTCGACGGCCTACTTGATGGACTACGCATCGGGTGAAGACACGATTTCCTATAGCTACTTCGGCTAGGAATCAAAAACGTGGGGTAGGGCGATGCCTCGTCGCGGAGAAATCCGCGGCGGGGCTTTTTATTTGTCGTAGCGCAGCAAGTGCTTTGCTCTCCTGATTTTGTACAATGCCGGTTTCAGCTATAGTGGACTCGCGCCGCCACCTGTTGAGTTTAGTGAGTACAAATCATCCACCGAAGTTACGACACGATGAAAATCTACCACAACCCCCGCTGTTCCAAGAGCCGACAAACCCTGCAGTTGATCCGCGAGGCGGGCATCGAGCCGGATGTTGTCGAATACCTCAAAACGCCTCCGACTGCAGACGAGTTAGACGCGATCTTGAAGAAACTAAAGATTGAGCCGAGCGCATTGTTTCGCACAGGCGAGGCCGTTTATAAGGAGCTTGGCTTGAAGGGGTGCGAATTGACGCGCGAGGAAGCCATTGCGCTGCTGGTCGAGCATCCTCAACTGATCGAACGTCCCATCGTCGTCAAAGGCCGCCAAGCCATCTTGGGCCGTCCGCCGGAAAACGTGCAGGCGTTGTTGCCGAAGTGAGCCGTTATTTTTTCTTCGGCGGCAGGCGAATCCGCAGCGAGCGGATTTGGATGTCCTTGGGCCCGTAGCGCGTATCATAGGTGCCGAGAATAATTTGGCCCCGTTGATAATTGGGCAGCGGCATGTCGCGGATCACAGCAGTTCGATTCCCGATTTTCAGATTCAACTTTTTGTTCTCGACGCTCATCCAAAACGGCTGTTCTCCCTTCCAGCGATACTTGTGTAACTCCTCGCCACTATCGAGTGCGTCGCGATCTTCGAATTCCGTGGCAAACCAAGGACTGCCGCTTTGTTTAAAGGTGATGTTATACAGTCCGTATCCGTTGCCGTCTTTCCAACCCAACAGCCAAAACCAACCGCCTACGCCTTCGGCGTTGATCCGTCCTTCCAGTTCAAAATCCTCGGCCTCGGCCAATGTCAGTGCCGCATTCGCACCCGCAGTGCGTTTGATCAGTCCTTGTTGAATCCCCCATTGACCGTCGGTTTGAAATTTGCCGAGTTGGTACGGATCGCCCGGGCGAGGACCGACAAACTCCAACGTATCGTTGGCCAGCACCGGGAATTTATCGAGCGGGATGACTGTCTTGCGCTTCGTCGGTTGGCCGGAAAAAAGGATCTGCCAGTTTCGCTCAGGAACCAGCGGAGTTTTCTTTGGCCCCGCCTTACCCTGGGCAAACACGGGACCAGCTGTCCCGTTCAGCAGGAACAGGGTTAAGGCGACAATGGTCACAAAGCCGACCATGTTGCTGGAATGCCAAACAGTGCAGTGCGAATAGCGAGCAGCCATATCGTGCCACCGATCAAAGAGACGACGAACCTCGATCCACGCGACACGCCGCAGAAATGCTCGTGACACGACATCTCTACCATCATGCACCAGATTGCTGTGCTATGCAAATAATGGCAGCATCGGGTGGCCGGTGTAGACGAATTGCGGGCGGCCGGAGCGGTCGGGCACCATGAGTTCTTCGGGGATACCGAGTGCATGATAAATTGTCGCCGCGAAATCCAGCGGTGAGACCGGATTGTCTTTCGGAGCGGCCGCTTGAGCGTCGCTTCTGCCATAAACTTGACCGCCGCGAATCCCGCCACCGGCCAACAGTCCGTTGTAGCACCGCGGCCAATGGTTCCGCCCCGCATTGTTGGAATCGATTTTCGGATTGCGACCGAACTCACCGACCCAAGCCACGATGGTCTCATCCAACAGGCCTCGTTCCTCCAGATCAACCAGCAGTGTGGACAAGGCTTGATCCGCAGGTGGGACGAGATCGTTTTTCATGCGATTGAAATTGTTGCCGTGCGTATCCCAGAAATTTCGGCCGTCGTTGTGCCAATTGATCGAGACAAACGGCACGCCACGCTCCACGAGTCGCCGCGCCATCAGCACGCATTGTCCATGCAGGTTGCGTCCGTAACGATCGCGGACCGCGTCTGGCTCCCCATTCAAGTCAAACGCCTGCCGCGTGCGGTCTGAGCCCAATAACTGAAACGCTTGCTGTTGTTGCCCGGCGACATCCACGACTTGTGCGGAGCGGTCCAGCGCCGCCCGCTGGGCATCGATGTTGCCCAACAATGCGCGGCGATCCCGCAGACGGTCGACCGACATCCCGTCGATCAATCGCAGCGCGGGGACATTCCAATCCGGTTTGCTCGGGTCGCCCGTTACCAAAAAGGGATCGAACTTGTGACCCAACCAACCACCATGTTGTCCCGGCGCGCGGCCGCCCGGGGCTGCGGGGTGGAGTGCCAACCAGG from Symmachiella dynata encodes:
- the arsC gene encoding arsenate reductase (glutaredoxin) (This arsenate reductase requires both glutathione and glutaredoxin to convert arsenate to arsenite, after which the efflux transporter formed by ArsA and ArsB can extrude the arsenite from the cell, providing resistance.) → MKIYHNPRCSKSRQTLQLIREAGIEPDVVEYLKTPPTADELDAILKKLKIEPSALFRTGEAVYKELGLKGCELTREEAIALLVEHPQLIERPIVVKGRQAILGRPPENVQALLPK
- a CDS encoding DUF1501 domain-containing protein codes for the protein MSRPSCHEFRTSSRLNRRDLLQAGALSLLGAGLPGSARAAEAGSGPVGFGSAKACIFLFMWGGPSQLETFDPKPHAPSEVRGEFNPIDTAAPGVQICELFQNLSQQMDKVAVVRSLNHTDPAHLSSGHATLTGHWAPVINSDAAPPSEKDTPHMGSMMSRLRPMPATLPSFVTMPWLALHPAAPGGRAPGQHGGWLGHKFDPFLVTGDPSKPDWNVPALRLIDGMSVDRLRDRRALLGNIDAQRAALDRSAQVVDVAGQQQQAFQLLGSDRTRQAFDLNGEPDAVRDRYGRNLHGQCVLMARRLVERGVPFVSINWHNDGRNFWDTHGNNFNRMKNDLVPPADQALSTLLVDLEERGLLDETIVAWVGEFGRNPKIDSNNAGRNHWPRCYNGLLAGGGIRGGQVYGRSDAQAAAPKDNPVSPLDFAATIYHALGIPEELMVPDRSGRPQFVYTGHPMLPLFA